tatattttgacaaaacacactgtttagtccatgtgttttaaaaaacacacggtaaggttcctaacctttttctcggtgaacGGTTTAGTCTTTCCGTctatttattagattttttaccgtttatgaattcagaaatgactaaattaccatttactaattatcagtcaaaagcaattcacaccTCTATATCTTTCTCTcacaaaaaaatgaagaaataattgaatccctaacccataatcgaatcactcatgctcactcttcctgtttgaattaaaattgcttttgatttTGAGGTGTTTGGTTCTATGATTGATATGTGGTCAAGGGTAGTTAAggcattatatttttattttaaatagattttgactcaaattcaaattgactaacagaatcttcatgagagtatAACGACAGGATTAAACAATTCAtcgagaaaaaagttagggactaaacagttcatcgaggaaaaggttagggaccttaccgtgtgtttttgaaaatacagggactaaacagtgtgttttgtcaaaatatagggactaataaattaattaccctataatTAAAGAAGAGAATTATCTCATACTTATAAATGACTCATCATTTTTATGCTTATTCAATGTGGAATACTTAATGTTCATCAATAGATAAAATAGGAGAAGATACAAGGAAGTCTAAGATCTCAAGTTCAACACCAACATCTCCTTGTTTAGTTCCATCTTCTGATTTGTGATGTGAAGTGCTCAATGAAATTTCGGTATGCGCCTCTAAGAGAATAATTTCAGAGAGAGATGTCGGGTGACCGGCTTCTTAAGTCATTAAGTTCTATCGACCATCAACAACTGTGATTGTGACGACGTTAGCAGAACATTTCTTCTGGTTCTGCGAGGAATCTGAATCCAACCCAATTTGCCTTTCTGAAAATGCAGGCTGCTTGGGAGATGGAAGATCTACAATTTCACTATTTAGCATTGATATGACAGTTGATACATTTGGCCTATCTTTAGCAAACTCCTGCACACACAACAATCCTACATTTATGAATCTCAAGATTTCTTCATCATTGGATGGATCGTTAAGTATTCGATCTTTTAAAGCTGCGGCATTGCCTTCAATCCACAGCTTCCATGCCTGCAAAACACAACATTTAATTCAGTCCAAAATGTATGATATGAAAAATGGAGTAGCAGATAAGTGATGGGGTAGGCTTACAAAtcctaaaaggcttaaagcttCATCATTATCATAAAAGCTAGTGTTTCTTCTCCCGCTAACAATCTCTAATAGCAAAACTCCGAGGCTGAAAACATCGGATTTCTCTGAAAATCTTCCTTCCATTGCATATTCAGGGGACATATAGCCACTGTCATGTCATTATTAAATTGCATCAAGGATTGATTTCCAAGCTCATAAAATGATATATCACAGCAGTACTTACTAGGTCCCGACAACCCTTTGGGTGTTCGCTTGATTTTCATTGACTCCAAAAATTCTGGCCATTCCGAAATCTGATATTTTAGGATTCAGTTCTTGGTCTAACAAGATATTACTTGCCTTGAGATCTCTATGAATAATTCTTAATCTAGAGTCCCTGTGAAGGTAAAGGAGACCTCTGCAAATTCCTTGTGCAATGCAGAAGCGTTGTCCCCAGTCTAGAAGTCGTTTTCTTTGCGGATCTATCGAAATTGCAGTGAAAAACGATCAATCCTTGATAAGCTTAAACAAAGATGTTATGCTGCAGAGTTGAACAGAAAGGACTAACCAAAGAGAAAGGCATCCAAACTTTTGTTTGACATGTATTCATAAACCAACATCTTTTCTTCTCCCTCAACACAGCAGCCAAAGATACGAACGAGATTTCGATGTTGCAGCTTCGATATGACTACAACTTCATTCATAAACTCTTCAAATCCTTGTCCAGATGCTCTTGAAAGTCTTTTAACTGCTATTTCCTGTCCATCTGGAAATTCTCCCTGAAAATTAGCAGTTTAATTTACAATTATGAAACTCCATTTGAATGAATGGATAATAGCTACCATTACCTTGTATACGGGGCCAAAACCGCCTTGCCCAAGCTTATTTTTAGTATGAAAGTTGTCTGTTGCAGTGACCAGTTTCTGCAAAGTGAATACCGGTAATTCCTGGAGTTTAACCTGGTTTATGTTGTCTGCATCGGAAAATGTTGTGTGATTCGTTTCATTTAATAACGTGTTCTTGCTTTTCTTCATACTTCCTGTTGAGTTCGAttgaaaaattattaattacgCCAAGTTCATTTCACACCAAAAATTAGCATATTTTTACCTATATGCTTAGCCAGCCATCTCCATAAAAGATAAGCAACAATAAGAATGCATATGATTCCTGCTGAAACTGTTACTCCaataattgtttttattttcctcTTGTTCTCTGCAAACAAAAGTAGTAACTTCATTTATGTGCaaatatataaagagaaatCTAACAAGGAGTGAATCAACTACCAATTAGTTCTTCATAGGCAAGGCGGATAAAAAGGTCTGCACCTCCCATCGAAAATGTTTGCGTGTCGATTAAGTTTACAGCCCATGACATACAACCAAGACCAGTATAATATGAATAAGCAACACAAGAACAGTTGTTCAAGCAAGCTTCTTTGCAGTGCTGTTCATCGGAAGTCGACCACTGGGCGAAATCCGGGACTTTCATTGTCTCGAGTCTCAAAAACCCATCTCCTTTTCCCACTTCAGGATCATTCCATAGTCTATCACATTGCAAAAGAGTTGTTCTAACACAACCACCAATCCAGTTTCCAGTATCCCATTCGTCTGTGTTTTTCGGTTCAAAACCTTTCAGACAACTACAGATTGGTGAATTCTGTGGATTACAGACTCCAAAAACTCCACATAATCCATACACGTCGCATTCTGTTCTTGGAAGTTTCCAATCAGAATCCGGAATACTCTTTTTCCcgttgagaaaaatattttccatcAGTTCTCCTTCATAACTCAAAACATAGTCCCTAACAACGGATTGATTTACATAATTGAAACTCATAGAAACAACTCCATTTGCATCTGGAACAACATTGAATCCGGAAAGGTAAACGGAATACATATCAGGAACTCCAATAAAGGTCTTACCATTCCATGGACCACTCCTCAAATAAGGACTGCTTCCATTCCAAACAAAAAACTGAGGAATTCCAAACGGATCAATTCCAGCTGAGAAGCTTCCAACGGATGGATCCGAAGGGCTTTTCCAAGAAGTTAGCAACGTCTTCTTTCCGGTTTCTTTATCAGAAGTAAGTCTCATGTCTTCAACTAATACATTACAAGGTTGCTGAAAACTCTCCCAAATGGTGTTTCTAGTGATGAAATCAAGCAAGATAAGGTTTCCGTTATCGTTAAGCTCCGCAGTTGAATTTCCTACTGCTCCAGTTGAAACATTAGAAGAAGACCATAGAATCTGATCTTGTCCATTTAAGACAATAAGATCCCCATCTTCAGATACTTTGAGAATCCCAGAAGAATCAGTAAGTGGCTTGTTTCTGTTAGCTACCCAAATTGGAGTAATTACAGAAATCTGATTGTACCATATTCCTACATATCTATTTGAGGAATTTTCAGGGCTGAAAAATCCCAATTTGAAGATACTGCTTGGAGAGATTAGAGATTCAGGATCTTTGATAAATTGAGTTGATGTTATAGTATCTATGGAAGCAACAAAACCCATATGAAAACTAAGAACTGCTATAATTATGTAGCCATGGATTCTCATAACTATGCTTTTTTCTTCTGTTGATGCAGCAAAAAAGGTTAGTTTTTTGTCAAAAGTTTTAGGGTTTGAATATTTTAATACCATCCTTGTAAGTCAAATCTCTAGAATGAAAGCTACGTTTTGATCAATCAATTCATACTCTTCAAATTATAAGTTGATTCCTGGAAACTTCAAACTTCAACTTGAGGGGTCTGTACATACATTGACTGCTTATATAGATATTAGATCAATTCACATCAgatcttccaaacaagtttattgATAAATCGAAATAATTTTGTGTATTTTGGCAGGTTGTTTATATTGTTTAATAACttagtataaaattacaactaagtcatatcactaaacttaattcttactatgtcattattctctatatattatgattttacatcataatttaaaaaatctagactccaattcataaatcataaacattAGAAAacatattctagacttctaatttataaattctaatccttaaaatatattaaaagtactgattttactagtttgacataatcgaaaattatgatttgatatagttgtaaatagtttttaaaacatgaatttctgtgtaattttcccatagggtaaaatacatgaatatcataatgaagtaaaaaattaca
The sequence above is drawn from the Euphorbia lathyris chromosome 6, ddEupLath1.1, whole genome shotgun sequence genome and encodes:
- the LOC136231820 gene encoding G-type lectin S-receptor-like serine/threonine-protein kinase At1g11330 yields the protein MRIHGYIIIAVLSFHMGFVASIDTITSTQFIKDPESLISPSSIFKLGFFSPENSSNRYVGIWYNQISVITPIWVANRNKPLTDSSGILKVSEDGDLIVLNGQDQILWSSSNVSTGAVGNSTAELNDNGNLILLDFITRNTIWESFQQPCNVLVEDMRLTSDKETGKKTLLTSWKSPSDPSVGSFSAGIDPFGIPQFFVWNGSSPYLRSGPWNGKTFIGVPDMYSVYLSGFNVVPDANGVVSMSFNYVNQSVVRDYVLSYEGELMENIFLNGKKSIPDSDWKLPRTECDVYGLCGVFGVCNPQNSPICSCLKGFEPKNTDEWDTGNWIGGCVRTTLLQCDRLWNDPEVGKGDGFLRLETMKVPDFAQWSTSDEQHCKEACLNNCSCVAYSYYTGLGCMSWAVNLIDTQTFSMGGADLFIRLAYEELIENKRKIKTIIGVTVSAGIICILIVAYLLWRWLAKHIGSMKKSKNTLLNETNHTTFSDADNINQVKLQELPVFTLQKLVTATDNFHTKNKLGQGGFGPVYKGEFPDGQEIAVKRLSRASGQGFEEFMNEVVVISKLQHRNLVRIFGCCVEGEEKMLVYEYMSNKSLDAFLFDPQRKRLLDWGQRFCIAQGICRGLLYLHRDSRLRIIHRDLKASNILLDQELNPKISDFGMARIFGVNENQANTQRVVGTYGYMSPEYAMEGRFSEKSDVFSLGVLLLEIVSGRRNTSFYDNDEALSLLGFAWKLWIEGNAAALKDRILNDPSNDEEILRFINVGLLCVQEFAKDRPNVSTVISMLNSEIVDLPSPKQPAFSERQIGLDSDSSQNQKKCSANVVTITVVDGR